GCCCGAAATAAGAGTATTACCATCGAACACGAAATATAAACTCTAAACGACTAAAGCAATGAAGCCATCCAAGAAAGATAAACTTACTGAGCTACAAAACTCTATCAAAGATATGCGTCGTATTCAACAAGAGCGTGAGAATATGATGAAGATGGTAGCCACCAAAATTCGGCAAAATAAAAGCCACCAACAAGCAGAGGCCGACGAAGCCTAAGTGCTGATAGATTGTGATTGGCTTGATGGGGTAGCCATTCCAATCCTCTGCTCCCTCGGTAGCCCAATAGGGAAACCGAGGGTTTTTTATACCTAATCAACATTGGTTTGGGTCAAATCCTCTGAAACTTGATAGATGTTAAGGGCTATTCAGCAAATAACTTACCCATTTCCAATTTGGGATTGAGGGTCAGGCTAAAGTACCTGATTTGTTTCCCTTCAAGGTCGTTCAGTTCTTTGTGTTTATAGATGGTCGTCTTGGTTTGTGCGTTCAACTCCTGTACAGCTGTCATCAATAGCAGACACAATAGGGTCGGTAGTAGTTTTTTCATGTTTTGTTGAATTTTAGTATCCCAAAGCCCGGCTGAGAAGCGCATAATTGGCTCTTTCGTTGTCATTCATCAGTATAATATCGGCACGGTCTACGCCACCATACAGCTGCCAAAGCTCTGCGTGCATGGCTTTTAGTTTTGCCTTATTTGCTTTTTTGAGGGTGTTTCTGTCGATGAGGCTATAACTTAGCTCCTCATACTGCCGCTTGATGCCTTGTACTTGTAGGGATTTTTGGAAAAACTGCTGGGCGTTGTAAGAGAGTTTGTGTTTATCAATACGGCTGCAGTCTTCTGTATCTCCATCGTGGAGTAGCACTTTTGTTTCGAGCATGAGTACCTCGGGCTTGTACTCAACAGCCTGATAACGGTCGTAGATTGCTTCATTGGCGACCATTATTACCTTGGCCCCCTCGGCAGGAGCAAGCCCTTTGGCTAATGTATAATGCATCTCTACTACACCATCACGCCGTCGTTGCCAAGTACCTAGTGCTATCCCTCCTGTGAGCTGCACTTGCTGTGCCACGGCCCATACGGCCACTACTCTCCCATCATCAAAAAAATAATAATCATAACCTCCACTGGCGCAGTCAGAGCTGTAATAAGCATATCCCGCAGGCGAGGGCAGGGTGCTGCGCTCTTGGGCTATCACAGTCGCTGAAAAACAATGAATAAGCAACAATAAACAAAATGTAAGTCGAAACATAGTATGCAGGGTTTTGAGAATGTCTTGCCAACATAACAAGCATTGTTCAATAATTCGGAAACATTTTATAAACTAAAGTTTTGGATTTAGCAAATCATACAAATTGTATTTTTGTTAGTGTTATCCCGAATCAAATAATGACCTATATGATACAAACTCCACCACTCAACCAACAAACTACCCAACAACTCAAAGAACTTCTAAAAAATACTCAAGCAATAACCGGATTTGTAATAGGTCTTTTAATAGTCTATGCTGCTGTGATTGCATGTCTTTTCGTCAGTGCCAATTACAACATCTTGACTTTGTGTTTACTAGCATTGTTTTTTCGATAACAGCTAGCCTACGTCTACAGCTCCGCACCATTAAGCGTATCAAAGCCTAGTTACAGACTAGGTCGTTTATAGATAAATAGCCTACCTTTCGGACAACGCACAAGGGTATGCTTACGTATAAACAATCGTTATATTTCTCTAAACTCTAACCACAAACACAATGAAACTACGCTACCTTTTGTATTGCCTTCCTTTATGGCTATTACTTACAGCTTGCCCTTATTCTTCGGAAGTACCCCTGAAAGCACCCGATGAAAAAGTCAACAATGCGCTTTTGGGTAAATGGATTGAGGAATCATCTTCGGATAACCCTACTTTTTTTGTGATTACCAAAACGGGGGAAAAAACCTATCAGTTTGAGCAAAACGACTACAACAGCTCTGACGAAGTATACACCCAGAAATATTTCGAAGCCCACCTGACCAAAATTGGCAGTGTTAATTTTCTTAACCTCAAAGAACCAGATGATGAAGGCGGGAAGTACTACTTCTTCAAGCTTGACAAAAATGATGATGGCAAAAGTTTTGTACTCTATGAAGTAACCGACAACATCGACGAAACTTTTGACAACTCTGCCGCAATGTATGCCTTCTTTGACAAACACAAGGACTTGAGCTTCTTCTACAACAAAGACGAAAAGACCTACAACAAGGAGTAAATTTGCTGACTATCAGCCCCTTTTACTAGCACCAACTTTCGGTAGGTAGCGTTTTCTTGGGGCTTCTCCCCGCCCCTTTTCAGGGGGCAAGCTTGTGCAACTACCACTAAAAAAGCCACCAATACACAAAACAATTCGTGCATTGGTGGCTGATATTTGGTTTTAGGTAGCCTATATCACTAGGGGCTTACCAAATTGATGCTCAAGGTCATATAAAACGGATTGGTGAGGTTGTTTTCCATCAAGAAAGGCTTGTCACCAAAAAGGCTGCGGTAGAAGTCTCCTTCACTATCCACCTCAAAAGACCAGTTGAGGCGATATCCGGCTTGTAGTGACATCCAGTAGTAGTTCTTCACAGCAAACTCGTAAGTAAAGCGGATGCGTACCTCTGCACGGCGCAGTTCGAGTTGATCATACACGGTATTGGGGCTGTTGAACGCACCATTGCGGTTATTGAGGCGATAGGTTTGTCCCTCAAACTCATAGCCGAGCATCAACAAATTGGTGTTGTTAAATGTCCGACGGAAGTTGACCCGCGCTGGAAAGAGAATCTCTGTACCCCACTTGCGGCTAGGGGCAGTGTAGTTGTACATCACCACAGGCAGGTAGTTGAGCGCACCACCCAAGTAGGTACGCGAAGCCCCGATACCCCACTGCAAGCGGTCGTTAGGTTTGCGCCCATACACTACAGCAGCAGCCACACGGGTATATTCCAACGATTGGAACTCGCTGAGGCTGTAGTCGCCATTGAGGTTGGCCGAGCCTTGAAAAACAATGAAATTTTTCGCATCTAAGGGCTTAAAGAGAGTAAAATTGACCCCTAGGGAGTTTAGCCCATTGTCACGCAATGAGGCATTGAGTGGGTGGGATAATTGGTCTGCATTGTCAAACACATAGTTTGTACGCATATAGTTGAAGCCCAAGTTAAGCGTCATACTGTTCTTAGAAATCACCGGGTAAAATACGCCTATACGCAGGCCGTGGTTAAAGCGGACATTGGCTTCCTCAGACTCGCGCCCATCGAACGCGGCAGCGGTCAGGCGGTTAGGTCCTTGGAAATCATACCCGACAGAAATCAACTTTTGCGGACTGATGTCCAATACCTTAGGGCCACAAAAAGCACGAATTTTTTCGGTAGCCTCATACAAGCTAGGGTCAAAGTCGTCAAAATCGTCGTCGTCGTCTTGTGCAAATACAACAGGAGCAGCTAAAAACAGTAGTAGTAGTGTTAGTAAGCATTTTTTCATACTATTCATAAGATTGGATTTTGGAATGGTGGATAAAAGTGTTTAATACGTATTGGCCACAATAATCACATAAAAACCCGAATAAATCAAATCAAAACAGGCAAAAGTACCGAATTGAGACCTGTTTTTCGGCAAGCCGTACACGACTACATTCTAAATATTCCATAACTCCCTGCCGAGCTGATGGTTTGGCTATACACCACTGCCAAGCAAATGGCGAGGTAGTCGCGGGTTTGGGTGGGTGCCAGCAGGCCGTCATCCCAGAGGTGAGCCGTAGCATAGTAGGCTGTCGATTGCTTTTCGAGCTCTTGTTTGAGCATAGCCCCCATCATTTGTGCCTTTTGTTCGTCATAGGGCTTGCCAGCCTTGGCGGCAGAGGCTCGCTGCACAATGTCCATCACCCCTACGAGTTGCTCCGAACCCATCACGCCTATCTTGGCATTGGGATACGAAAAAAGGAAGCGTGGATTGTAGGAGCGCCCGGCCATCGCATAGTTTCCGGCACCATACGAAGCCCCAATCATCAGGGTCAGCAGGGGTACTTTGGCATTCGATACCGCATTGATCATCTTCGCCCCGTGCTTGATAATCCCCTCGGCTTCGTACTTTTTGCCTACCATAAAGCCCGTGATGTTTTGCAAAAACAAAATCGGAATACGTTGCCGGTCGCATAGTTGGATAAACTGCGTGGCCTTGTTGGCACTGTCCGAAAAGAGCACTCCATTGTTGGCAATCACGCCCACAGGGTATCCGTGGATGCGGGCAAAGCCTGTTACCAAGGTAGGGGCAAAGCTAGGCTTAAACTCGTGGAAGTCAGAGTCGTCAATCACCCTTGCCAGCAGCTCGCGCACCTCAAAAGGCACGCGATAGTCTGCCGTAACAATCCCGAGCAGCTCCTCTGCTGGATAGCGTGGTGGCTTTACCGTAGCTGGGTCGGGGCGGAACGCCGCCGGGTCGACGGGGAGGTAGCTCATCAGCTCCCGCGCCAAACGGATGGCGTGGTACTCGTCTTCGGCCAGATAATCCGAGACGCCCGACACCTCGCTGTGCATCGCCGCGCCGCCGAGGCTTTCGTCGTCGCTCTCTTCGCCGGTGGCCATTTTGACCAAGGGCGGTCCGGCCAGAAAGACCTTGGCGTTATTGCGCACAAAAATCGCATAATCCGACATCCCCGGAATGTATGCCCCCCCCGCCGTGGCATTGCCCGTAACGATGGCAATACTCGGAATCCCTTCTTGTGAGCGTTGGGTAATCTCCCGAAACGAAGCGCCCCCTTGATTGAATATCTTGGCCTGCTCGGGAAGGTTTGCCCCGCCCGATTCTACAAAGGTGATGGTCGGCAGGCGGTTTTCGCGGGCTATTTCGGCAAGCCGCATACTCTTTTGGAGCGTGATGTAGTCTACCGTGCCGCCCTTGTTCGTGCCCACATTGGCGATGAT
The nucleotide sequence above comes from Eisenibacter elegans DSM 3317. Encoded proteins:
- a CDS encoding DUF6268 family outer membrane beta-barrel protein, giving the protein MKKCLLTLLLLFLAAPVVFAQDDDDDFDDFDPSLYEATEKIRAFCGPKVLDISPQKLISVGYDFQGPNRLTAAAFDGRESEEANVRFNHGLRIGVFYPVISKNSMTLNLGFNYMRTNYVFDNADQLSHPLNASLRDNGLNSLGVNFTLFKPLDAKNFIVFQGSANLNGDYSLSEFQSLEYTRVAAAVVYGRKPNDRLQWGIGASRTYLGGALNYLPVVMYNYTAPSRKWGTEILFPARVNFRRTFNNTNLLMLGYEFEGQTYRLNNRNGAFNSPNTVYDQLELRRAEVRIRFTYEFAVKNYYWMSLQAGYRLNWSFEVDSEGDFYRSLFGDKPFLMENNLTNPFYMTLSINLVSP
- a CDS encoding acyl-CoA carboxylase subunit beta yields the protein MAILKSNIHPQQAGYQENYQKMQALVADMEEKLVQSRFQGADKHIAAARKQGKLLARERIALVLDPDSPFLELMPLAGLEVKDAVAVGGTSVGGIGVVSGHLAMIIANVGTNKGGTVDYITLQKSMRLAEIARENRLPTITFVESGGANLPEQAKIFNQGGASFREITQRSQEGIPSIAIVTGNATAGGAYIPGMSDYAIFVRNNAKVFLAGPPLVKMATGEESDDESLGGAAMHSEVSGVSDYLAEDEYHAIRLARELMSYLPVDPAAFRPDPATVKPPRYPAEELLGIVTADYRVPFEVRELLARVIDDSDFHEFKPSFAPTLVTGFARIHGYPVGVIANNGVLFSDSANKATQFIQLCDRQRIPILFLQNITGFMVGKKYEAEGIIKHGAKMINAVSNAKVPLLTLMIGASYGAGNYAMAGRSYNPRFLFSYPNAKIGVMGSEQLVGVMDIVQRASAAKAGKPYDEQKAQMMGAMLKQELEKQSTAYYATAHLWDDGLLAPTQTRDYLAICLAVVYSQTISSAGSYGIFRM